TTTACTTTTTCAAATCTTTTATTTTTTACAATCATACCGGCTACTTTCTGGCTGTTTGTTGCTTTTTCTCTTTTCTTAGTAGTCATAGTCTTTCTAATTTCTCATAAAACAAGGAGGGATAAAAGTGGAATTTTTTAAGAAGCAAAAAGACTACAGCTCTAAAAAACAAGAGAGCGAAAGTCTTTTAAAAGAAAGTTCTTCTCGTTCTCAGATCATCAATGAGCGTACGTTAAGAGATTTATTTGGAAAATGCGGCGATATTAACTTCGAGACCGTTTATTTTTATAACAAACGAGTGCTTATGATTTATTGTACCGGTTTAGTGAGTACGGAAATGCTATATGGAATGATCCCTAAAAGATTAGAGGAATGCTGCGCTAAGCTAGAGGGGGAAGTAGAAGGAGACCAGATCATAAAATTATTAAACCTTCCCTCAGTTTCTATCGTTCAAAATGAAGAACAGGCAGTTTCGGAAATTTTTTCTGGGAAATTATTCATTGATTTTGGATTACCGAACGCTGTTGTGTCTATCGATATTTCTGACCGTCCTCAAAGAAGTCCAGAAGAAACGAAAAATGAAGTAACCATATTGGGTCCTAGAGATAATTTTATTGAAGACTTACCTGTGAATATTGCTTTAATTCGTAAGCGTCTTAAATCGGTTTCCTTGTTAACAAAATCTTTAGAAATTGGAAAACGAACAAAAACAAAAGTAAGCATTTTATACATGGAAGACGTAGCTGACAAGAAGATACTTGACGAAATTATGGAGAAGTTAGGGAATATCGATATCGACGGTATTTTCAGCGGAACACAGCTAGAAGAGCTCATTAATAAAAATCCGTATAGCTTTTTTCCTCGCCACGCTTATACAGGGAGGCCTGATTTTGCGGTTCAATCTCTGTTAAATGGCCGGTTCATTATATTAATTGATGGCACTTCATATGCGTATGTTACACCTATTAACCTTTTTTACTTATTAAAAGGATCTGAGGATAAAGAAAATACATATTTATACAGCTCTTTTGAGCGTATTCTTCGAATCTTCGGGCTTTCTATCGCTGCTTTTTTGCCCGGTTTTTGGGTTGCAATGACGGCTTTTCATCAAAATCAGCTTCCTCTCAGCTTATTAGCTACGATTGTTGAAGCAAGAAGAGGTGTCCCGTTTCCTACCTCTCTTGAAGCAATATTAATGCTCCTTTTATTTGAATTGTTTCGAGAGGCAGGGTTTAGACTCCCGACTTCTGTCGGGCAGACACTCAGTGTAATCGGAGGGCTTATTATCGGTGATGCAGCCATTAGAGCCGGTTTAACAAGTCCTGCCATGCTGGTTGTCATTGCAGGCTCTACGATTGCTACCTTTACGCTAGCAAATCAGTCCCTTATAGGAACAATTTCACTGATCCGCTTTTTTAGTATTATCTGTGTTAGCATTTTAGGTTTTTTTGGCTTTTTTATTTCCATCTTTTTAGTCATGATCTATATTACAAACATTCGAACGTTTGGTGTGCCATATTTCGAATTAGCAACCCGATTAGATGCGAAAAATATTTTAAAATCTCTCTTCCGCCTGCCCGAAAGTAAAAAAGCAACGAGAGCTAGTATGCTTAACCCAAACGATTCCACCCGCGAAGAAGGAGGAAGTTAGTGAAAAGGACCATAAGGAACTTACTTATACTTGCTATGAGCTCTTTTTTATTGTTTCTTTCGGGGTGCTGGGATACGAATGAACCGGAACAAATGGTATACGCACAGGGAATGGGGGTAGATTTTAAAGATAATCGTTACGTTCTTTACCTGCAGACAATCAATTTAAGTTTATTGGCAAAATCTGAGGCAAGCGGTGCTGGCGCGGGTCAAGTCAAAGTAGAAGTTGGCTACGCAACAGGAAAAACCATTGATGAAGCTATTTTTAGATATTATCAAATTTCTCAGCGCAGAATCTTTTTTGGGCACTTAGCTTTCCTTGTTCTAACGGACGATGCGTTAAAGCATGGTGCTGTCAAATCTGCGGTGGACTTTTTAGATCGTTATCGGGAAACGAGATATAACATTTGGATGTATGCTACGAAAAGCCCTTTGAAAAAAACGCTGTTAGCTACGCCGATGTTCGAAGTATCGAATGCTCTTTCTCGCTTGAGCGATCCTAAAGTGATTTTCAAGCAAAACTCCTTTATTCCACCAGTTGATTTAAGAGAGCTCATTATCCATCTTAATGAACCAAGTCACGAAGTAAACATCCCTTTAGTTCAGACTAAAGAACATTTAACAACGGATCAAAAAAGTGAAACAGCTATTCAAGTAAACGGAGCAGTGGCTATTACATCATCTGAATTAAAAGGAGTTTTTTCTGAAAGTAAAATCAAAGGGCTTAGATGGATAACTGATGAATTTGTACGAGCTGGTTTACGGGTAAGGCTACCTGATCATTCCGATATTGATCTTGTGGTAGACAAGAAAAAAGTAAAGATCGAACCTGTTCTAAAAGGTAGTAATCTAACCTTTAATATAAAAGTTCGGGCAAAAGCAACGATTTTAGTTATGCCGCAGCACGAAAAACTATCAACTATAAAAAAAGAAGCTGAACAGAAAATTAAGAAACAAATTATTGAAACATACGCGCAAGGCTTAAGTATAAACAGCGATGTTTACAGGCTTTCTCATGTTCTTTACAAAAAAGAACTGCGTAAATGGAAAGCTGTTCAAAGCAACGGGGCCATTCCTCTAACAAAAGACTCAATAAACGTGAAGGTCAACGTACAGGTTAAGCACGGAAACAAACAGCGAATAGGTCCGACTATAGATTGAAATACTGAAAACCTGCATTTCTCACCTAATAATGTTAAATCAAAAGTGTAAGAATAGATAAAATAGAAAAGACCGACCTAAAAACAAATCGAATATGGAAAATCAATGACAAATATCTCGAGGTTTGTAAAAGATGCAGCGGATATTATGATGGAAAACGGCTGGATGGAAACACCACCGGCAGCCGTAGATAGAAATCATTTAAACTCCAACTAATTAAATGACTTGCCTTAAAATATGTAAAAGCTCTTAACCTATATAGCTTGAATGAGTAAAAAACACACAAAACAAATCTCCAAATTTTGTGTGTTTTTTATTTGAAGAGAAAAAAGCTGTAAATCCTGTTTTTATATTTGATGATCATTAAACTAAAGCAATTTATGATTACAATTTGTATATGAGCTTAATGTCTCTATGTATAAAAAATGTTATTTATTTGCTGCTCATTATTTTATAGAAATTACTATACATTTATAAGAGATTAAAAAGAAATTAAAGAAATTATAAACATTGCTAAAACTTATATGGACAAAAGCCTTCTGCTGACTGAGGTTATAGGGAATGAAGCAATCAAAAAAACTGCAGATTACTACAAGAATTTTCACGAAAAAATATAGGATTTTTTTATAACAGCTATATTTTCTACGCAGTCGATCGGAAAATAACGTTTATTTATTGTATTTTTTGTTCATTTAGTTGATTTTTTTCATGAAAACGAAAATCATTATCATTTAAAGAGATTTATTATAGCTGAGAGACAAATATGTTTTAGTAAGTTAAAGAGAAAAGAAGAGTAGGAGGGAAATAGAGTAGAGATGAGGAAAAAAAGGCATAACAAAAAAGAGTATTATAGAGCGTTAATTTTTGCCTGATAATACCCGTTGGCAATTTTGCGGATATACGTAAAGAAGTTTGACTCCATTTCATGCACAAGAGGGCGAAATGCATCCATACTTTCTTCTATGTAAGTTTGTTGTAGGTAACGCTGAACGGACGTTAATGATTTTTCGATTATATCTAAACCGAACTCATGCACAATGGAATGAATATCTTCTTTTTTAATAGAATAATGGCCAAAAGATTTAAAGAAATTCTTAAACTGAGCAAATGCATGCTCTCCACGGATTTTTTCGATTTCTTTTTGTTTTTTACTATCATGAGCACCAGTTAAATTGAAACTTAAAATAAAACCATCCTTGATTTTTTCAATAATCGATTTTCTTGGCTGCTTTTCTTCTAATAATGTTTTGACACAATCATCTTTTTCTAGTACATCGATACGGAAAATTTTACTTAATTTACTAGCCATTTCTTTAATAGCAGCTTTATAGCCAATGTATTTCGGAAGAATGTGTTTTACCTCGGTGTAAGATAAAAGGGCTTCTGAATCTTTCTTTACGTTTACATCAGATTCGTATACATACAAAGCACGTAAAGCCAGGCGCAGCATGTTAATATTTTTGATAGCCAGCAATTGATAAATCACTTCCATTGAAACAGAAGTGTAACCACCTTTTGAAGTATATGTATTGTGATCTTTATCAAGCATTTCCGGAGTATATGATATGTTTTGAGCATCAGCAGCTTCTTTTATATGTAAATCTAAAAAATCCTCTAAATAGTTGTTTAAAGAAACTTGAATATAGTCTCCCCATAAACGATCCCAGCGAATGATGTCATAGTCTTCTAAAAGCTTATTATTATTTTGAACGGTCCGAACGGAACATTGGATTGTATTAGCCAGTTCTTGCTCAGAAATAATTGAAATATGACCTTGGCTGTTACATTTGGCTACGTAAGCTAAAATTTGCTTCATCAGAGAACCCGTCCACTTTATGTTTACAAAGTTTTTTGCTAGACCAAATGAATGTTTTTCATAGTAATAGCCGTTGTCTCGTTTCGTCTCTCTATTTAAACCACTCATGACAATCAGCAGCTTGTTTGCTATCAGAGTGTGCCGTTTTAGTGCCAGCTTTTGTATACTCATGTAGTTACCTCCTTTCCAAAACTATATACGTCATCTTTTACAGTATAGACACAGTCATATAGGCTGTAAAATGACATATTTGCACGGAAAAATGGTGCATTTTTTTAAAAGACTAGTGATACCAAGGGACGAGACATCTATTTACAAGGTGACATATTTGCACGGAGATGTGGAGCAAAAATAGCGTTACATTTCATAAACGTTGATAAAACAGCATTCTTAAGACAAATGTCGTATTATGACGGATGAAATACACGTAATGTGACAAATTCAAAAAAAAATTTGATGTAAAAATGACATATTTGCACGGAGAATAGGAGCAAAAATGATAAAAATAAAGATTTGGGCAACAAAGTGACACATTTGCACGGAAAATAGGGACATAAAACAAAAAAATGCCCTTTTTTAGACACAGAAAGTTCACATTTTTACAAAGAATAAATGAACATTTGCAGAAAAAATCGCGCTTTTTTAAAAAAGTGGCATGTTTGCACGGAAATCTAGAGCAAAAAACACTTTTGCACGGAGATTTGGAGCAAAAAATGCAGAAAACGAAGGGGGAAAGTCGCTGTCTCAAGAAAAATTATGTAAAAGTGGCATATTTGCACGGAAGATTGGAGCCAAACTTATAGTAAATGCAGTATAGAAAGAAAAACGACACTTTTGCACGGGAACCTGGAGCAAAAATTAGCTATAACACTTCTTTTAGACACAAAAAGTTCACAAAATGATAGGGAAGGTGAAGTTTAATAACTATATCAGCAGGGGAAATAGTATGTTTATATGGAGAATTGGAGCAAAAAAACACTTTTGCACGGAAATGTGGAGCAAAAAATGCAGTAACTAATGGTAGGCAGATAAAAAGAATGCTCTTATAAAGATCATAAGAGCATTCTTTTTTTAGCCTATAGAGCTTGTTACGTTTTGATAGATAGAAAGGGGAGCATATTCGTAATCACCGGCTAATAAGTCTTTTACTTCACTTTCTCCCACAGGAATAAAGGTGATCTGAAACACTTGGCCCACTCTTTTATAAGATTGGACAGCTAGTTTTTGTTCGACTAGCTCATCTAAGGCTGTTTCAATTTCGACAAGGTTTTCTTTTTTACGTCTCTTTCGAAAGCGGACTCTTGTCGAAAAATATAAATAATCTCTTGTGACATTGTATGAAGATTTTGTTTCATAGCAAATGAGACGCTCTTTTTGCATAACGAATAGCAAATGGTAAGCGGCGTCTAAACTTAATTTTTCTACTTTATTTTTGTAAATACGCACCGTTTGGCGTTGAATATAGTCTCTATATATCACTTCATTGACGTGAATTTCAGCAATTCGCGTTCCGTTTGGCATCGTAGTAATATCCACAAAGTCAAAAATACCATAGGCAATTGTCTTATTATGCTGTACTTTTGACATGCTGTAGTGCTTCATTTTTGTAATTCTTTCTTCTATCATCTGGTAATTGCGCTTACTGTCTGTTTTATAAAGTGCTTTCACAAGGTCACCAATCTTTACATTAATGATTTTTTGTGTAGCGAACAACTCGTCGCGTTGGCTCATGATCTCTAAAAACACTTTATAATCAAACCGATCTAAATCACTAATTTTATTTCCATTTTCTTCAGCGTATTCTTTTTCTATTAACAATTCGTAATCTGTCCCGTCTTCAGAGTTATAAGTACTTAAGAAATATTCTTTTCCTTCTTTCTCTAATAGGGGTTGCTCGACGAGAAGCTTTGCTCTTGAGTTAGAGAAAAAAGGGTTCTCTACAGTTGAAAAAGGGCTTTCAATAATACTATGGTTTCCGTTTTGGAAGCTAGGGTCCAGTATAGTCAGCCCAATAATAATAGATATATCCGTATGAATTGCTTTTTCTCGCTGCGTTTTGGTTTTTTGATGAATATAAGGATAATCAGTTAAGAAGAAGCTATCTTCTTGACTCCATTCACGTAGGATATCAATTCGTTTATTAATGACTTCTTCCGGAGACGGTATGTTTTCAAACTGTTTGCAAAAGAGTTCTTTTCCGTTTGTTTTATAATAAGCTGTTAGCGCTCTGTATTCCCCAATCAGCTCTTTATTCTTCTTGGGCTTTTTTTGCTCATAGTCGCGTATAGCAGCATCTAACCATCTGCGTTTCGTACGATTGAGAAAGTCTTTTTTTAAAATCCTCAACGCTTCGTTTACATCTTTATTTTCAAAGTGCTGCTGATAAAGAGGGAGGATGGTGCTCTCTAAATCACCTTTTATACTTTCGTTATAAACGGATAAGAGGCGTAATTTAGATACTCTATCAATGACTTCGCGTATGAGTAAAGATGAATAATCCATACACATCTAACCTCCTTAATCTTAAGTTAGTCATTTTAATCCTTAGTTGGATAGTAGCTTTAAATCTATTGTAATGCACGAAAGTTCGATGCCACAAACAAAAGACGGCTACTATCTATAGTCTATTTTTCATTATACACGTGCAAAGGGGGCGAAGGGGGGGATTTTCTTATTTTCTTTTTTCGTAATCTAAATTTGGTCATGAAGTATATACATTTGCTGCGTAGCTTATGTAAGGAGGGTAACTCTGTTCGCAAGACTGCTAATTCTGCTGCGGAGTTTACTGGATGAATAGCAAGCAATTTAAAATAAAAGGATATCAGCGGTTAAAAGAGAATACTTTCTAAAACTACTAAACATACCCTGGAGGTCATGAATGAACCCTATATTAAATGAAGTAGGCACGATTTTTATTCCTGTAGAAGATATACAAAAAGCACGAGACTGGTATTGTGACGTGCTAGGTTTGCCGGTAGATGGAGACATTTTATATGATCATTTATATGTGATACCTATGAATGGAACAGGAATTGTATTAGATAGCAAAACTTATTCAAAAAATACGCTTTTTAAAACACCGGCTTTTCATTTGAATACAAACGATATCAAAGAAGCTTATGAGTATATGAAACAGAAAAAAGTAGAGCTAACGACAGGAATTGAACACGATCACTGGTTTATATTTAAAGATCCAGATGGAAATCATCTTATGGTGTGTGAATGCTGAACCTATGGAATAATAAAAGGACCTTCAAGAGAAGGTCCTTTTATTGTATTGCCTTTGCATTTTATAACTTGATAGATTTGTTTCTGAATTGAATCATTCTTACAATATTTATCACAATTGTTTTTGTTACAGCATAAGCCGGAATCGCTAAGATCATTCCGAGTATTCCTGCAATATTACCCGCAACAAGCAATAAAATAATAATCGTTAAAGGATGAGTGTTTAATTTCTTTCCAATTACCAGCGGAGAAATAATGTTCCCATCGAGCTGTTGAACGATTACGACGACGATAATTACT
The genomic region above belongs to Priestia megaterium and contains:
- a CDS encoding spore germination protein; this translates as MEFFKKQKDYSSKKQESESLLKESSSRSQIINERTLRDLFGKCGDINFETVYFYNKRVLMIYCTGLVSTEMLYGMIPKRLEECCAKLEGEVEGDQIIKLLNLPSVSIVQNEEQAVSEIFSGKLFIDFGLPNAVVSIDISDRPQRSPEETKNEVTILGPRDNFIEDLPVNIALIRKRLKSVSLLTKSLEIGKRTKTKVSILYMEDVADKKILDEIMEKLGNIDIDGIFSGTQLEELINKNPYSFFPRHAYTGRPDFAVQSLLNGRFIILIDGTSYAYVTPINLFYLLKGSEDKENTYLYSSFERILRIFGLSIAAFLPGFWVAMTAFHQNQLPLSLLATIVEARRGVPFPTSLEAILMLLLFELFREAGFRLPTSVGQTLSVIGGLIIGDAAIRAGLTSPAMLVVIAGSTIATFTLANQSLIGTISLIRFFSIICVSILGFFGFFISIFLVMIYITNIRTFGVPYFELATRLDAKNILKSLFRLPESKKATRASMLNPNDSTREEGGS
- a CDS encoding Ger(x)C family spore germination protein encodes the protein MKRTIRNLLILAMSSFLLFLSGCWDTNEPEQMVYAQGMGVDFKDNRYVLYLQTINLSLLAKSEASGAGAGQVKVEVGYATGKTIDEAIFRYYQISQRRIFFGHLAFLVLTDDALKHGAVKSAVDFLDRYRETRYNIWMYATKSPLKKTLLATPMFEVSNALSRLSDPKVIFKQNSFIPPVDLRELIIHLNEPSHEVNIPLVQTKEHLTTDQKSETAIQVNGAVAITSSELKGVFSESKIKGLRWITDEFVRAGLRVRLPDHSDIDLVVDKKKVKIEPVLKGSNLTFNIKVRAKATILVMPQHEKLSTIKKEAEQKIKKQIIETYAQGLSINSDVYRLSHVLYKKELRKWKAVQSNGAIPLTKDSINVKVNVQVKHGNKQRIGPTID
- a CDS encoding DUF3231 family protein; translated protein: MEYGKSMTNISRFVKDAADIMMENGWMETPPAAVDRNHLNSN
- a CDS encoding VOC family protein; protein product: MNPILNEVGTIFIPVEDIQKARDWYCDVLGLPVDGDILYDHLYVIPMNGTGIVLDSKTYSKNTLFKTPAFHLNTNDIKEAYEYMKQKKVELTTGIEHDHWFIFKDPDGNHLMVCEC